Part of the Cloacibacterium caeni genome is shown below.
GCTGCTGCTGTAATTGCTGAAACTGCCAATAAAATTTTGAAGCAAACTTCTAAAAATAATTCGCAAACCCAACCAGAACCAGAGGTTCAAAATCAAAATCAAGTTCAAAATCAACCTGTTCCTCAGCGTGAACTCTACCCTATTTCGAAAACAACGAGATTGCAAGTTTCGGTAGAAGATTTGGCTGCTGCAAAAGCCCTGTTAAATCAAGAATTGAGCACTTACAATGCAGATATTATCACAGAAAATTATACCGAAAACGAAGGAATTGCCAAACAATATTTGACCGTAAAAGTACCATTGAGTAATTTTAATGAATTGGTGAATAAAATGAGCAGTCTGGGAAATGTAGAATCTAAAAATACAGAAGTGCAAGGCAATGATTATGTAGGAAGCCAAATGTGCGATGTGGAACTCACTTTGGTAGACAATACTCCAGAAACCAATAATGCAGAGGATTTAAACATCCTGAATGATGAACAAAAAGACGAAACTTTCGGGGATAAATCTTCTAATGCATTTATGAAAGGATTTGCGGTTTTGGGTGGATTATTTTTAGCGCTTATTCCTTTTTGGCCAATATTTTTAATCGGCGGAATTGTTTGGTATTTCGTGGCAAAAAGAAATAAGAAAAAACGCGAAGAAGAATTCCAAAGACAATTGGCTTTAGAAAGAGAAAAAATAAAAGCAGCGGAAGCATTAAAACCATCAGCAGAAACGCCTCAAAACACTGAACCAACCAATGCTGAAGAAAATAAAAACGATGACGATATTTCTAAATATATGCCGAAAGAATAATGATAAGTTGATAAAGAAAAAAGGCTGTTCATTTTTTGAACAGCCTTTTTAGTATTTTTCATAGAAAGATGTTGAAAAATTTAGAGGTATAGTAATTCTAGATTTTACAGGAACGCCATCTAATATAGCAGGATTCCATTTTCCTTTTGTTCTATTGATGGAGCGAACAATATCTTTGTTAAATGATTCATTATCTATTTTGGGTGAAACAATAGGGTTGATAATTTCACCATTTTCATCAACTACAAATTCTAAAAAAAGGTTTCCATTAACATGATAATCGTTAAAAATAGACATGAAATTATCATGAATATCCTTGTCCATCACTTTTTTGCCACCTTTATAAGTAATAGGAATATAAAGTTTTTCAGGAATGTAATTTTCTGTGTATTTATCCAGTAAATGATTGGGAACAAAAAATAATCTAACAATTGAATCAAAATTTTGATCTTTTATTTTTGCAGGAATCCATTTGTTACTAAGTTTCAGTTCTCTCAAAACATCTAAAGTGAAATCGTACGCACATTTATTTTTATTGATGTTGACAGAGTCAAAATCGGTGATAAATTTTATTTTGGCTTCCTTGGTCAATAATAATTTCGCTTGATAAATTTCTTTTTTATCACAAGAAGAAAGTTTTTTCTCAGAAGCAATAGTGTGGATATCTTTGTATAATTCTTGTAATCCACCTTTGTAAAATTCTTGATTTTTTGGAAACTCATCTAGAATTTGAGCATTAAAAAAGGCTGTAAAAAATAAAAAAAGAGAAAATAGTTTTTTTGTTTTCATAGTTATCATATAGTTTTTTATTATTTATTACTCAAAGCATAGACCGCAAAACTAGCTAACCAATGGTCGCCACCATAATTTCCTTTAAAAACCAAAGGTAAAGCATTTTCTAAAAATTTAGCGGAAGTTTCCTCGAAATGTTTTTTGTGTCGGTGATTTTTAGGTAAAACTTGAGCAATATTTTTCATGCACCAACTTCTAGTAAAACTTAAACCAACCAAGTGAACGGTTTGATAATCATTAATATCCGAAATCAAAGGAATCTGTGAAATATTCTCAATACTTCTCTTTTCGTAGAATTTATTAAACCATTTTACATATTCATCTTGCGGGAGAATTCTGGTCATCAAATCAGCAATTTCTAAACTTGGCGAGAAGAAATCACTTCCGTCTGGTTCCAGATAAGCAGGCGTTTTTTCGTCTTTTAGATAGAAATATTTTGCTTTTTCGATGAGTTGGTTTTCAAAATCTTTTTCGCCAACCGTTCTTGCCCAATCTATTGCAAAACTTAGCGCAAATGCCGTGTTCGGATGAACTCCTGTTCTATTGGGATACGTTTGTTTCGGTAAATAT
Proteins encoded:
- a CDS encoding DUF2891 domain-containing protein; amino-acid sequence: MKKLSLFVVLFSLSFSAQIPTLTDEIAFQLSEKPVHCINQEYPNKTAHVINNEIDVKLTPKELHPSFYGCFDWHSSVHGHWMLVKLLKDKPFLKNKEEIIKILDGSFQAEKIKTEAEYFNKYQVAKGFERTYGWAWLLQLDAELASWENPQAKTWHQNLKPLTDEIVKLWKEYLPKQTYPNRTGVHPNTAFALSFAIDWARTVGEKDFENQLIEKAKYFYLKDEKTPAYLEPDGSDFFSPSLEIADLMTRILPQDEYVKWFNKFYEKRSIENISQIPLISDINDYQTVHLVGLSFTRSWCMKNIAQVLPKNHRHKKHFEETSAKFLENALPLVFKGNYGGDHWLASFAVYALSNK
- a CDS encoding DUF4349 domain-containing protein, with translation MKKTIFSLFTATLLLVACNKTDIQQTADSFKTADSLFNQAKESYQTLDSISKIVNDSNSTVGKVILPEINKHKEIIEDAIKKGNVNIDSINREFKKLDNKSQKAQDIRKAIDSANNAIKSGDNAAAVIAETANKILKQTSKNNSQTQPEPEVQNQNQVQNQPVPQRELYPISKTTRLQVSVEDLAAAKALLNQELSTYNADIITENYTENEGIAKQYLTVKVPLSNFNELVNKMSSLGNVESKNTEVQGNDYVGSQMCDVELTLVDNTPETNNAEDLNILNDEQKDETFGDKSSNAFMKGFAVLGGLFLALIPFWPIFLIGGIVWYFVAKRNKKKREEEFQRQLALEREKIKAAEALKPSAETPQNTEPTNAEENKNDDDISKYMPKE
- a CDS encoding energy transducer TonB, giving the protein MKTKKLFSLFLFFTAFFNAQILDEFPKNQEFYKGGLQELYKDIHTIASEKKLSSCDKKEIYQAKLLLTKEAKIKFITDFDSVNINKNKCAYDFTLDVLRELKLSNKWIPAKIKDQNFDSIVRLFFVPNHLLDKYTENYIPEKLYIPITYKGGKKVMDKDIHDNFMSIFNDYHVNGNLFLEFVVDENGEIINPIVSPKIDNESFNKDIVRSINRTKGKWNPAILDGVPVKSRITIPLNFSTSFYEKY